Proteins encoded together in one Staphylococcus aureus window:
- the pheT gene encoding phenylalanine--tRNA ligase subunit beta, producing MLISNEWLKEYVTIDDSVSNLAERITRTGIEVDDLIDYTKDIKNLVVGFVKSKEKHPDADKLNVCQVDIGEDEPVQIVCGAPNVDAGQYVIVAKVGGRLPGGIKIKRAKLRGERSEGMICSLQEIGISSNYIPKSFESGIYVFSEAQVPGTDALQALYLDDQVMEFDLTPNRADALSMIGTAYEVAALYNTKMTKPETTSNELDLSANDELTVTIENEDKVPYYSARVVHDVTIEPSPIWMQARLIKAGIRPINNVVDISNYVLLEYGQPLHMFDQDAIGSQQIVVRQANEGEKMTTLDDTERELLTSDIVITNGQTPIALAGVMGGDFSEVKEQTSNIVIEGAIFDPVSIRHTSRRLNLRSESSSRFEKGIATEFVDEAVDRACYLLQTYANGKVLKDRVSSGELGAFITPIDITADKINRTIGFDLSQNDIVTIFNQLGFDTEINDDVITVLVPSRRKDITIKEDLIEEVARIYGYDDIPSTLPVFDKVTSGQLTDRQYKTRMVKEVLEGAGLDQAITYSLVSKEDATAFSMQQRQTIDLLMPMSEAHASLRQSLLPHLIEAASYNVARKNKNVKLFEIGNVFFANGEGELPDQVEYLSGILTGDYVVNQWQGKKETVDFYLAKGVVDRVSEKLNLEFSYRRADIDGLHPGRTAEILLENKVVGFIGELHPILAADNDLKRTYVFELNFDALMAVSVGYINYQPIPRFPGMSRDIALEVDQNIPAADLLSTIHAHGGNILKDTLVFDVYQGEHLEKGKKSIAIRLNYLDTEETLTDERVSKVQAEIEAALIEQGAVIR from the coding sequence ATGTTGATATCAAATGAATGGTTGAAAGAATATGTAACAATCGATGATTCTGTAAGTAATTTGGCAGAACGTATTACGCGCACAGGTATTGAAGTGGATGATTTAATTGACTACACAAAAGATATCAAAAATTTAGTTGTCGGCTTCGTTAAGTCAAAAGAGAAACATCCTGATGCTGATAAATTAAATGTTTGCCAAGTTGATATCGGAGAAGACGAACCTGTACAAATCGTTTGTGGTGCACCGAACGTTGATGCAGGACAATATGTCATTGTTGCTAAAGTAGGTGGCAGATTGCCTGGTGGTATTAAAATTAAGCGTGCCAAATTACGCGGTGAACGTTCAGAAGGTATGATTTGTTCGTTACAAGAAATTGGTATTTCAAGTAACTATATACCGAAAAGTTTTGAATCAGGCATTTATGTATTTAGTGAAGCCCAAGTTCCAGGAACAGATGCCTTACAAGCTTTATATTTAGATGATCAAGTAATGGAATTTGATTTAACGCCGAATCGTGCAGATGCTTTAAGTATGATAGGTACTGCTTATGAAGTTGCAGCATTATATAATACAAAAATGACTAAGCCAGAGACAACATCAAATGAGCTTGATTTATCTGCAAATGATGAACTGACTGTGACAATTGAAAATGAAGATAAAGTACCATATTATAGTGCACGTGTTGTTCACGACGTGACAATTGAACCCTCGCCAATTTGGATGCAAGCACGCTTAATAAAAGCGGGTATACGTCCTATTAATAATGTTGTTGACATTTCAAATTATGTGTTATTAGAATACGGTCAACCATTGCACATGTTTGATCAAGATGCGATTGGTTCACAACAAATTGTTGTTCGTCAAGCTAATGAAGGCGAAAAAATGACAACATTAGATGATACAGAACGTGAATTATTAACGAGCGATATTGTCATTACTAATGGACAAACTCCAATTGCATTAGCTGGTGTTATGGGTGGCGATTTTTCAGAAGTTAAAGAACAAACATCAAATATAGTGATTGAAGGTGCTATTTTTGATCCAGTTTCAATTCGTCATACATCAAGACGTTTAAATTTACGCAGTGAATCATCTAGTCGTTTTGAAAAAGGAATAGCTACTGAATTTGTAGATGAAGCAGTCGACCGTGCATGTTATTTATTACAAACTTATGCAAACGGAAAAGTGCTAAAAGATAGAGTGTCTTCAGGAGAACTTGGTGCATTTATTACACCAATCGACATCACTGCTGATAAAATTAATCGCACTATTGGATTTGATTTGTCACAAAATGATATTGTTACTATTTTTAATCAACTAGGGTTTGATACAGAAATAAATGATGATGTTATTACAGTGCTAGTACCATCACGTCGTAAAGATATTACAATTAAAGAAGATTTAATTGAAGAAGTTGCACGTATATATGGATACGACGATATTCCATCAACGTTACCTGTCTTCGATAAAGTTACTAGTGGTCAGCTAACTGATCGCCAATATAAAACTAGAATGGTTAAAGAAGTGTTAGAAGGTGCTGGATTAGACCAAGCTATTACGTATTCGTTAGTTTCTAAAGAAGATGCTACTGCATTTTCGATGCAACAGCGTCAAACAATTGATTTATTGATGCCAATGAGTGAAGCGCATGCGTCATTACGTCAAAGTTTATTACCACATTTAATCGAAGCGGCATCATATAATGTGGCACGCAAAAATAAAAATGTAAAATTATTTGAAATCGGCAATGTCTTCTTTGCTAATGGAGAAGGTGAACTACCAGATCAAGTTGAATATTTAAGTGGTATTTTAACTGGAGATTATGTAGTCAATCAATGGCAAGGTAAGAAAGAAACGGTTGATTTCTATTTAGCAAAAGGTGTCGTGGATCGAGTATCTGAAAAGTTAAATCTTGAATTTAGTTATCGCCGTGCTGATATTGATGGATTACATCCAGGTCGTACTGCTGAAATCTTATTAGAGAATAAAGTTGTTGGTTTTATTGGTGAATTACATCCAATATTAGCAGCTGATAATGATTTAAAACGTACGTATGTTTTTGAGTTGAATTTTGATGCATTAATGGCTGTGTCGGTAGGTTACATTAATTACCAGCCAATTCCGAGATTCCCAGGCATGTCTCGTGACATTGCATTAGAAGTAGATCAAAATATTCCAGCAGCTGATTTATTATCAACGATTCATGCACATGGTGGCAATATATTAAAAGATACACTTGTCTTTGATGTATATCAGGGCGAACATTTAGAAAAAGGTAAAAAATCAATTGCAATACGTTTAAATTATTTAGACACAGAAGAAACATTGACAGATGAGCGCGTTTCAAAAGTACAAGCGGAAATTGAAGCAGCATTAATTGAACAAGGTGCTGTTATTAGATAA
- the rnhC gene encoding ribonuclease HIII, protein MANIVFKLSDKDITTLMSRISFDTENLPQGMKARAKYQNTTVNIYQSGKVMFQGNHAEAVSEELLPQHSQLNTNKTKKKNMANSFLEQTLMYDQFNCIGSDEAGSGDYFGPLTVCAAFVTKEHVPILKTLGVDDSKKLTDTKIVELAEQLVTFIPHSLLTLHNEKYNIQQAKGWTQVKMKAALHNEAIKNVLEKIDSSQLDYIVIDQFAKREVYSHYALSDIPLPKKTKFETKGESKSLAIAVASIISRYAFVTYMDQISKNINMTIPKGAGAKVDVIAAKIIKKYGLSRLDTISKKHFKNREKAQKILKPL, encoded by the coding sequence ATGGCGAATATCGTTTTTAAATTGTCGGATAAAGACATAACGACATTAATGTCACGCATTTCTTTTGATACTGAGAATTTACCTCAAGGTATGAAAGCACGTGCAAAGTATCAAAATACAACTGTAAATATTTACCAATCAGGTAAAGTCATGTTTCAAGGTAATCATGCAGAAGCTGTGTCTGAAGAACTTCTACCGCAGCATTCTCAATTGAATACTAATAAAACTAAAAAGAAAAATATGGCTAATTCTTTTCTTGAACAAACTTTAATGTATGATCAATTTAACTGTATTGGTAGTGATGAGGCTGGAAGTGGCGATTACTTTGGTCCGTTGACTGTGTGTGCTGCTTTCGTTACCAAAGAGCATGTCCCTATTTTAAAAACTTTGGGTGTAGATGATTCAAAAAAATTAACCGATACCAAAATTGTAGAACTTGCTGAGCAATTGGTTACTTTCATACCACATTCATTATTAACACTACACAATGAAAAATATAATATTCAGCAAGCAAAAGGCTGGACTCAAGTAAAAATGAAAGCTGCCCTTCATAATGAAGCCATCAAAAATGTACTTGAAAAAATTGATTCGTCTCAATTAGACTATATCGTCATTGATCAGTTCGCAAAACGCGAAGTGTATAGCCATTACGCATTATCAGATATACCACTTCCAAAGAAAACAAAATTTGAAACAAAAGGAGAATCGAAGTCATTAGCCATTGCAGTGGCAAGCATAATTTCTCGATACGCATTTGTTACATATATGGATCAAATATCAAAAAATATTAATATGACGATTCCTAAAGGTGCCGGTGCTAAAGTCGATGTAATCGCCGCCAAAATTATAAAAAAATACGGTCTTTCACGTTTAGATACCATTTCAAAAAAGCATTTTAAAAATCGTGAAAAAGCCCAAAAAATTTTAAAGCCTCTTTGA
- a CDS encoding CvpA family protein, with amino-acid sequence MVIDFIIIIFFVYFVIVGFRRGFWLSMIHLSATIVSLWIASQFYKSIVERLIVFIPYPKTTAFNTTFAFHFNHLQNRFEAIVAFLMITLFCKFILYLIIVTFDKIIAYQNIHIFSRAMGMIVGVFMTIIVLHFTLYLLALYPNEALQHQLKISIVSHSLIFHIPYLSAFTINL; translated from the coding sequence ATGGTCATTGATTTTATCATAATCATTTTCTTTGTGTATTTTGTCATCGTTGGATTCAGACGAGGTTTTTGGTTATCTATGATACATTTGAGTGCAACGATTGTATCATTGTGGATTGCCAGTCAATTTTACAAATCTATTGTAGAAAGATTAATTGTATTTATTCCATATCCTAAAACAACAGCATTTAATACAACTTTTGCGTTTCATTTTAATCATCTACAAAATCGATTTGAAGCGATTGTAGCTTTTTTAATGATTACATTGTTTTGTAAGTTCATTTTATATCTAATTATCGTAACTTTTGATAAAATAATAGCGTATCAAAACATTCATATTTTCAGTCGTGCAATGGGAATGATAGTTGGTGTGTTTATGACGATAATTGTCTTACACTTTACGTTATATCTATTGGCATTATATCCTAACGAAGCATTACAACATCAGCTTAAAATATCTATTGTGAGTCATTCATTGATTTTTCACATCCCATATTTATCGGCTTTCACCATTAATTTATAA
- the polX gene encoding DNA polymerase/3'-5' exonuclease PolX, translated as MTKKDVIKLLEQIATYMELKGENTFKISAYRKAAQSLELDERPLDEISDVTELKGIGKGVAEVINDYRETGESQYLQQLQEEVPEGLIPLLKIQGLGSKKIAKLYKELNIVDKASLQVACENGKVSELSGFAKKTEQNILEAVKQLGAKKDRYPIDQMRRLNQEIIDYIDTLNYIDQYSSAGSFRRFKEMSKDLDFIISTDNPKAVQQQLLNIPNKVKEVAVGNTKVSLELAYDDETIGVDFRLIEPSAFYHTLQHFTGSKEHNIRIRQLAKARDEKVSEYGIEQADGTLIQYDSEAKIYEHFNVNFIPPAMREDGSEFDKDLSNIITIDDINGDIHMHTTYSDGAFSIRDMVEANIAKGYKFMVITDHSQSLRVANGLQVERLLRQNEEIKALDKEYSEIDIYSGTEMDILPDGSLDYDDEILAQLDYVIGAIHQSFNQSEEQIMERLANACRNPYVRHIAHPTGRIIGRRDGYKPNIEQLMALAEETNTVLEINANPHRLDLSADIVRKYPNVKLTINTDAHHTNHLDFMNYGVATAQKGFVTKDRVINALSREAFKDFIENNTKLKK; from the coding sequence ATGACAAAAAAAGATGTTATCAAACTATTAGAACAAATTGCTACTTATATGGAATTAAAAGGGGAAAATACTTTTAAAATATCAGCGTATCGAAAAGCAGCTCAAAGTCTTGAATTAGATGAACGACCATTAGATGAAATATCTGATGTAACGGAGTTAAAAGGCATTGGTAAAGGTGTTGCAGAAGTAATCAATGATTACCGTGAGACCGGTGAATCTCAGTATTTACAGCAATTACAGGAAGAAGTTCCGGAAGGTCTTATTCCACTTTTGAAAATTCAAGGACTTGGAAGCAAGAAAATTGCTAAGCTATATAAAGAGTTGAATATTGTTGATAAAGCGTCACTTCAAGTTGCTTGTGAAAATGGAAAAGTTAGTGAATTAAGCGGATTTGCTAAGAAAACGGAACAAAACATATTAGAAGCTGTGAAACAACTTGGTGCTAAGAAAGATAGATATCCAATTGATCAAATGAGAAGACTTAATCAAGAAATCATTGATTATATAGATACATTAAATTATATCGATCAATATTCATCTGCAGGAAGCTTCCGTCGTTTTAAAGAAATGAGCAAAGATTTAGATTTCATAATAAGTACCGATAACCCAAAAGCAGTGCAGCAGCAATTATTAAATATTCCCAATAAAGTAAAAGAAGTTGCAGTGGGGAACACAAAAGTTTCATTAGAATTAGCGTATGATGATGAAACGATTGGTGTCGATTTTCGATTAATTGAACCAAGTGCTTTTTATCATACATTGCAGCATTTTACTGGGTCAAAAGAACATAATATAAGAATTCGACAACTTGCTAAAGCACGTGATGAAAAAGTAAGTGAATATGGAATTGAACAAGCTGATGGTACATTAATTCAATATGATAGTGAAGCCAAGATATATGAACATTTTAATGTGAATTTTATACCACCTGCTATGCGAGAAGATGGTAGCGAATTTGATAAAGATCTAAGTAATATCATTACAATAGATGATATTAATGGTGATATTCATATGCATACAACGTATAGTGATGGTGCGTTTTCTATTCGAGACATGGTAGAAGCAAATATCGCAAAAGGTTATAAATTCATGGTAATTACTGATCATTCACAAAGTTTACGTGTTGCTAATGGCTTACAAGTAGAAAGACTTTTAAGACAAAACGAAGAAATTAAGGCTTTAGATAAAGAATATAGTGAAATTGATATTTATTCAGGTACAGAAATGGATATATTACCTGATGGCTCGCTGGATTATGATGATGAAATTTTAGCACAACTTGATTATGTAATTGGAGCTATTCATCAAAGCTTTAACCAATCAGAAGAACAAATTATGGAACGATTAGCTAATGCATGTCGCAATCCATACGTGCGACATATAGCGCATCCAACAGGGCGTATTATAGGTAGAAGAGATGGTTATAAACCGAATATTGAACAATTAATGGCATTAGCTGAAGAAACGAATACAGTATTAGAAATTAATGCCAATCCACATCGACTGGATCTGAGCGCTGATATCGTTCGTAAATATCCAAATGTGAAATTAACTATTAACACTGATGCGCATCATACAAATCATTTAGATTTTATGAATTATGGCGTAGCAACTGCGCAAAAAGGATTTGTAACAAAAGATAGAGTGATTAACGCATTATCGCGTGAAGCTTTTAAAGACTTTATTGAAAATAATACAAAACTTAAGAAATAG
- a CDS encoding endonuclease MutS2: MRQKTLDVLEFEKIKSLVANETISDLGLEKVNQMMPATNFETVVFQMEETDEIAQIYNKHRLPSLSGLSKVSAFIHRADIGGVLNVSELNLIKRLIQVQNQFKTFYNQLVEEDEGVKYPILDDKMNQLPVLTDLFQQINETCDTYDLYDNASYELQGIRSKISSTNQRIRQNLDRIVKSQANQKKLSDAIVTVRNERNVIPVKAEYRQDFNGIVHDQSASGQTLYIEPSSVVEMNNQISRLRHDEAIEKERILTQLTGYVAADKDALLVAEQVMGQLDFLIAKARYSRSIKGTKPIFKEDRTVYLPKAYHPLLNRETVVANTIEFMEDIETVIITGPNTGGKTVTLKTLGLIIVMAQSGLLIPTLDGSQLSVFKNVYCDIGDEQSIEQSLSTFSSHMTNIVEILKHADKHSLVLFDELGAGTDPSEGAALAMSILDHVRKIGSLVMATTHYPELKAYSYNREGVMNASVEFDVDTLSPTYKLLMGVPGRSNAFDISKKLGLSLNIINKAKTMIGTDEKEINEMIESLERNYKRVETQRLELDRLVKEAEQVHDDLSKQYQQFQNYEKSLIEEAKEKANQKIKAATKEADDIIKDLRQLREQKGADVKEHELIDKKKRLDDHYEAKSIKQNVQKQKYDKIVAGDEVKVLSYGQKGEVLEIVNDEEAIVQMGIIKMKLPIEDLEKKQKEKVKPTKMVTRQNRQTIKTELDLRGYRYEDALIELDQYLDQAVLSNYEQVYIIHGKGTGALQKGVQQHLKKHKSVSDFRGGMPSEGGFGVTVATLK, from the coding sequence ATGAGACAAAAAACATTAGACGTCTTAGAATTTGAAAAAATAAAATCACTCGTTGCCAATGAAACTATTAGTGACTTAGGCTTGGAAAAGGTCAATCAAATGATGCCAGCTACTAATTTTGAAACGGTTGTTTTTCAAATGGAAGAAACGGATGAGATTGCTCAAATCTATAATAAGCATCGTTTACCAAGCTTGAGTGGCTTATCTAAAGTATCAGCATTCATTCATCGCGCTGATATTGGCGGCGTTTTAAATGTATCAGAGCTTAACTTGATAAAAAGATTAATTCAAGTACAAAATCAATTCAAGACATTTTATAATCAATTGGTTGAAGAAGATGAAGGTGTTAAATACCCAATATTAGATGACAAGATGAATCAATTACCTGTGTTAACTGATCTTTTTCAACAAATAAATGAAACATGCGATACGTATGATTTATATGATAATGCGAGTTATGAATTGCAAGGGATTAGAAGTAAAATTTCTAGCACGAATCAACGTATTAGACAAAATTTGGACCGTATTGTTAAAAGCCAAGCAAATCAGAAAAAATTATCAGATGCTATTGTAACAGTTAGGAATGAAAGAAACGTTATACCTGTCAAAGCTGAATATCGACAAGATTTTAATGGGATTGTACATGATCAATCTGCTTCAGGACAAACATTGTATATTGAGCCATCATCAGTTGTTGAAATGAATAATCAAATTAGTCGATTACGTCATGACGAAGCAATTGAAAAAGAACGCATTTTAACGCAACTAACTGGTTATGTGGCTGCGGACAAAGATGCACTACTTGTGGCAGAACAAGTCATGGGTCAGTTAGATTTTTTAATCGCAAAAGCGAGATATAGTAGAAGTATTAAAGGAACAAAGCCGATATTTAAAGAGGACCGTACTGTATATTTACCTAAAGCATACCATCCATTATTAAATCGTGAGACTGTTGTAGCTAATACCATCGAATTTATGGAAGATATTGAAACGGTAATTATTACAGGACCGAATACAGGTGGTAAAACTGTAACATTAAAAACATTAGGTTTAATTATTGTTATGGCTCAATCAGGATTGTTGATTCCCACACTTGATGGTAGTCAGTTAAGTGTATTTAAAAATGTATATTGCGATATCGGAGATGAACAATCAATAGAACAATCATTATCAACTTTTTCATCTCATATGACGAATATAGTTGAAATTTTAAAGCATGCAGACAAACATAGTTTAGTTTTATTTGATGAATTAGGTGCAGGTACAGATCCGAGTGAAGGTGCTGCATTAGCAATGAGCATTTTAGATCATGTTAGAAAAATTGGTTCTCTAGTAATGGCAACGACGCACTATCCTGAACTTAAAGCATATAGTTATAATCGAGAAGGCGTTATGAATGCGAGTGTAGAATTTGATGTAGATACTTTGAGTCCAACGTATAAGTTATTAATGGGTGTGCCGGGTCGTTCAAATGCTTTTGACATTTCTAAAAAGTTAGGTCTTAGTTTGAATATTATTAATAAGGCTAAGACGATGATTGGTACTGATGAAAAAGAAATAAATGAAATGATTGAATCATTAGAGCGTAATTACAAACGTGTAGAGACACAGAGGTTAGAACTGGACCGTCTTGTAAAAGAAGCGGAGCAAGTGCATGATGATTTATCTAAGCAGTATCAACAATTCCAAAATTATGAAAAGTCTCTAATAGAGGAAGCGAAAGAAAAAGCAAATCAGAAGATTAAGGCTGCAACAAAAGAAGCTGACGATATTATTAAAGACTTAAGACAATTGCGTGAACAAAAAGGTGCAGATGTTAAAGAACATGAATTGATTGATAAGAAGAAACGATTAGATGATCATTATGAAGCGAAATCTATAAAGCAAAATGTACAAAAGCAAAAATACGATAAAATTGTTGCTGGTGATGAAGTAAAAGTATTATCTTACGGTCAAAAGGGTGAAGTTTTAGAAATTGTCAATGATGAAGAAGCAATTGTTCAAATGGGAATTATTAAAATGAAGTTACCTATTGAAGATTTAGAGAAAAAACAAAAAGAAAAAGTTAAGCCAACGAAAATGGTTACACGTCAAAATCGTCAAACAATTAAAACTGAACTTGACTTACGAGGCTATCGTTATGAGGATGCTTTAATTGAACTAGATCAATATTTAGATCAAGCCGTTTTAAGTAATTACGAACAAGTTTATATCATTCATGGTAAAGGTACAGGTGCACTTCAAAAAGGTGTACAACAACATTTGAAAAAGCATAAAAGTGTTAGTGACTTTAGAGGTGGTATGCCAAGCGAAGGTGGATTTGGCGTTACCGTTGCAACACTAAAATAA
- the trxA gene encoding thioredoxin, which produces MAIVKVTDADFDSKVESGVQLVDFWATWCGPCKMIAPVLEELAADYEGKADILKLDVDENPSTAAKYEVMSIPTLIVFKDGQPVDKVVGFQPKENLAEVLDKHL; this is translated from the coding sequence ATGGCAATCGTAAAAGTAACAGATGCAGATTTTGATTCAAAAGTAGAATCTGGTGTACAACTAGTAGATTTTTGGGCAACATGGTGTGGTCCATGTAAAATGATCGCTCCGGTATTAGAAGAATTAGCAGCTGACTATGAAGGTAAAGCTGACATTTTAAAATTAGATGTTGATGAAAATCCATCAACTGCAGCTAAATATGAAGTGATGAGTATTCCAACATTAATCGTCTTTAAAGACGGTCAACCAGTTGATAAAGTTGTTGGTTTCCAACCAAAAGAAAACTTAGCTGAAGTTTTAGATAAACATTTATAA